The region CGAACCGTTTTTATTAAAGTCGGGGGTTTGGGAGGCGACGGGGTGCGGCGAGATGCAAGCCAAGCCGGAATTTTTTGGGTTGTTGGTGGCGCATCAGTGCGATCGCGTGCGGCAGTGGCGACCCTGTGAGGTGGATTTTTTGCAGCGGCTGGCCACTCAAGTGGCGATCGCGATTCAACAAGCTCAACTCTATCAATGTTTGCAGGATAATCAAGCCAGTTTAGAGCGCCAAGTGGCCCAGAAAACGGCGCAATTGCAGCAGAAAATGCAGGAGTTAGCTTGCTCGAATCAGATTAAAAATGTGTTTCTAGATGCCGTCTCTCACGATCTGCGGACGACGTTGATGGGCAATGCGATTTTGTTGCAGTCGCAGTTGCAAAAGGAAGGCGATCCGATTGCGGTACCGCGCTGTTTATTGGAACGGATGATTGAGGCGGGAAATCGGCAGTTGGTGAAGTTAAATTCGCTCTTAGAGGCGACGGAGTTGGAAGTACAGGGGGTACGCCTCTATCCCAAACCGATTCAAGGACGGGCTTTTGTTGAGGGAATTGTAGAAGAGTTTGAGGGGCTTTTTGCTCAAAATCAAACGCAAATGCGCTTAGAAATGCCGGAAGAGTTGCCGTATTTTATGGGCGATCGCGAACAGTTGCGCCGGGTGTTTGAACATTTAATTCACAATGCGATTCGTCATAATCCCCCAGGGCTGGAATTGACGGTGGGGGCGGCGGTGATTGAAGAGTGTTCTGGCTGTCAGGGAACGGCTGAGTGGGTGCGTTATTTTGTGCAAGATAATGGGATGGGAATTGCCCCAGATTTGCGCGATCGCTTGTTTGATTTGTATGTTTTGGATGAGGTAGCGCTGCCCAAACGGTTGATGGGAATTCGTTTAGGGTTATATTTATGTCGGAAAATTATTCGGGCGCACGGCGGTCAGATTGGGATTAATACCCAATTGGGTGAAGGTTCAACGGTTTGGTTCACGCTGCCGTTAGGGATGGCTTCAAGCGCTTACGTTTCCCAATAATAGGGCGTTTCTTTGGTGTTGATAGTCGGCGACTTTAGCGAAGTCGCCTAAAGCGTTGCAGGTGACAATTAAGCTGCTAAGGATTTGTCCCATCAGGCGGGTATCTTGCAGTTTTTGAGCAATTTTTAAGCGCTGTTCGTAATATTGAGCGGCGACTGAATATTCGCCTAAAGCGTCATAAACTACGCCTAAACTGCCGAGGGCTTGTTCTTCTCCGCGCAAGTCTTGCAGTTGTTGAGCAACGCTGGCTCGCTGTTGGTAATAGGCGATCGCTTTGGGATAGTTACCGATGGCGTGGCAAGTATTGCCGAGGTTTCTTAAAATTTGACCTTCGAGTCGCCGATCTTTAAGTTTGCGGGCGCAGGCTAAGAGTTCTTCGTAATATTCAATGGTTTTAAGAAAGTCGCCTAATGCATGGTAAGCGTTACCAATGTTTCTTAAAATTTGGGCTTCTACTAAATCATCTTTAAGTTCGCGGATGATTTTAAGGCTTTGTTTCTGGCATTCAATGGCTTGTAAATAGTTGCCCAAGGCTTTGTGAACCAGTCCTAGGTTGTTGAGGGCTGCGACTTCTAGGCGGGGGTTGTTGAGTTCTTGGGCGATCGCTAAACTGAGTTGCTGATATTCTAGGGCTTTTTGGGAGTTTTCTAAGTGGCGGTAAGCGTTGCCTAAGTTGCCGTAGGCTTGTCCTAAGAGGGTGCGATCGCCAATTTCAGCAGCCAGTTGAATCCGGATTTGCTGGAATTCTATGGTTTTTTGATAGTCGCCCTTGGCATAATAGGCATTACTTAAGAGGGCGAGGACTTGAATTTGTCCGGAAATTTGCTGGATTTGTTGATAGAAGATTAGAGCCTTTTCCCAGTCGGAAATGGCTAAATCCCAGGTTCCGGTTTGCTGGTGTTGAAGACCGCTTTGTAAAAGTTGGTCTGCCAGCATTTGCACGTCGGCTGATTGGGTGAAGGTTTGGTCGGAATGGTTAGGGCTTTCTGCGGTTTCAGGAACCAGCGTATCGCGATCGCCCTTCTTGGCTTCGCTGTCAGGTGTTGCGTTGAGGTAGCGCTCCCAAAAATCCATTTGTTTTCCTATTTCCCTGAATTAACCTGGCTGGAGCGAGTGACGATAAGTGTTTATTGTTTAGCTTAACTTTTAGATGTTTCAAATGAACTCAGTAGTTTCTCCGGTTCATTTGTGAAGTTTTTATAAAAACTTCGTAATTAGCTCCGTAATTTCATGAATTTTCTGTAAATACCTGTTACTTCAGGCTGGCTGGCTCAGATATGGCGTTTTTTGATTGAATGAGATCCCCCTAAATCCCCCTTAATAAGGGGGACTTTGATTCCGGTTCCCCCCTTAGTAAGCTACCGTGTATACACATCTAGTGTAAGAATCCCAAATCTAGCAGAGATCCCCCTAAATCCCCGCGCTGACGCGCCGCTGCGCTAGAAAAAAGGGGGACTTTAACTCCGGTTTCCCCCTTTGGTAAGGGGGGCTAGGGGGGATCAAAACCTTGTAGAACAATACTAGAAAACTTATGTATACACGGTAGCCTTAAAAAGGGGGACTTTGAACGAAAATGTGCTTCACAGATCTGAAAAAGGCTGTAGCAGGCGGGCTGCGTCGCAATCTTGTTAGAGAAATCATCTCAACTTGCGCTTGAATTGCTATGTTCTCCACCTCAAAAAAAGATCGGGAGAGCATTAATAACTCTCCCGATTCCTTGCTATTAACTTGGGTTGGGTTAAATTAAAAAGTTAAGCAATTTCCACCAATTGAATATCAAAAACTAGAGTTTGACCGGCTAAAGGATGATTGGCATCCAAAGTCACTTGTCCGTCATCGACTTCAGTTACCATGACCGGAACTAATTGTCCGGTGGGTTGGCGAATTTGCAGTTGTTGGCCGACTTGAGGGGCAATTTCTGCGGGAATCTGTTGGCGATTGACCTGTAACACCATATCTTGGCGATAGGGGCCATAGGCT is a window of Desertifilum tharense IPPAS B-1220 DNA encoding:
- a CDS encoding peptidylprolyl isomerase translates to MIQAPAKPGDTVKVHYTGRLTDGTVFDSSVQRDPLEFTLGQGQIIPGFEQAVVGMAPGDSKTEEIPMEKAYGPYRQDMVLQVNRQQIPAEIAPQVGQQLQIRQPTGQLVPVMVTEVDDGQVTLDANHPLAGQTLVFDIQLVEIA
- a CDS encoding tetratricopeptide repeat protein, which gives rise to MDFWERYLNATPDSEAKKGDRDTLVPETAESPNHSDQTFTQSADVQMLADQLLQSGLQHQQTGTWDLAISDWEKALIFYQQIQQISGQIQVLALLSNAYYAKGDYQKTIEFQQIRIQLAAEIGDRTLLGQAYGNLGNAYRHLENSQKALEYQQLSLAIAQELNNPRLEVAALNNLGLVHKALGNYLQAIECQKQSLKIIRELKDDLVEAQILRNIGNAYHALGDFLKTIEYYEELLACARKLKDRRLEGQILRNLGNTCHAIGNYPKAIAYYQQRASVAQQLQDLRGEEQALGSLGVVYDALGEYSVAAQYYEQRLKIAQKLQDTRLMGQILSSLIVTCNALGDFAKVADYQHQRNALLLGNVSA